The following proteins come from a genomic window of Anopheles ziemanni chromosome 3, idAnoZiCoDA_A2_x.2, whole genome shotgun sequence:
- the LOC131285382 gene encoding uncharacterized protein LOC131285382: MKHSQQAAYCAVMLLSLIVIGFVGTVRGAYSIPDELIDCYRGNGTQPGPPQTVQYLLELIRKIERHNPTTLDMRLLSAEMIHRLRIDGIENVPGIAETEWVTPYSPNGIMVPKYTLLRQLVSNVPGRIDFDTFLTPGEICDLHRMLSSSVEPYQRDDERRTCPVTLTSSDGNPQAPWITQNKAQKSNSNRTTFARPLSRCPLERGTVLTADHGTIAPGVVIMSIAAGMQPQNVLISEFITAYRKKTPYENLETMETADTRKQLEKLFASLESIDNMYAAGLAGDLAEVCLYQGPALLTQVNVGLAGSWNDSYFPRARYLDENHAGRWEMTDSEILSGIDGFYLAQQTPQLVKRLRRLRLSQVLDMFYSERGIPVASIENVSHRRRLGGGHGTIPSKGGWPAAQNALRAELDDEREHAGKTQFSAKAAGNSRFRHVFDDEGESTLEQGQRQTIDVTRACQRKDIVRSIERDKLKQETYKLVEVLQYATGSVVVEETLMRRICDATVDRFFERTSQLLNTISSCPVGVDPTKSTIKPNVDLTVVLDGSRDEYRSLQLISFLVELIEVSHYGSSISIINGATGEYMVNKTNSMSEVFERLQTSLGSFPPQLSLSRSFASIVTTLSRQMDAERSLFLVGSNTPVVLVFSQSHRIAQADFESARRMLRGSFQQFPDLYFAFVTNDAASIRQLVDFSDTIHSRTAEEHYHIIDSSQTAIESFAKDLGTLVQGVPQRLMAPHCHTASNRDTWRSDLIREEYEQYLSPGVELRYRLGQLFLRNSQDVRMQFMNTDYGEFTVCEGRDHRSTPTNCQTTGPDQQSLWFNNSHPCNGVDDHACRSLYYSVRMESSNMMCNENDCRYPDQVRFVIRHEGLRCLNDGSGATRSLPVRFAWLVLVMCILFRIIVNN, translated from the exons ATGAAACATTCACAGCAAGCAGCATATTGTGCTGTTATGCTCCTCAGCTTAATAGTTATAG GGTTTGTTGGGACCGTGAGGGGAGCCTACAGCATACCCGATGAACTCATCGACTGTTATCGAGGTAATGGTACGCAGCCCGGCCCTCCACAGACCGTGCAGTATCTGCTGGAACTGATACGCAAGATAGAGCGGCACAATCCGACCACGCTGGATATGCGTCTGCTGAGCGCCGAAATGATTCACCG TTTGCGTATTGACGGTATCGAGAACGTGCCGGGGATCGCTGAAACGGAATGGGTCACCCCGTACAGCCCGAACGGTATTATGGTGCCGAAGTACACACTCCTCCGCCAGCTGGTTTCGAACGTGCCGGGGCGCATCGATTTCGATACTTTCCTCACCCCGGGAGAAATTTGCGACCTGCATCGAATGCTGAGTAGCTCCGTGGAGCCATATCAGCGGGATGACGAGCGCAGGACCTGCCCGGTAACGTTGACAAGCAGCGATGGTAATCCACAGGCCCCTTGGATAACGCAGAATAA AGCTCAGAAATCAAACTCTAATAGAACCACCTTTGCGCGCCCTCTCTCTCGTTGCCCACTGGAACGTGGAACCGTCCTCACCGCTGACCACGGCACGATTGCCCCGGGTGTCGTCATTATGTCCATTGCCGCCGGCATGCAGCCGCAGAACGTGCTCATTAGTGAGTTTATCACGGCCTACCGGAAGAAAACTCCGTACGAAAATCTTGAAACCATGGAAACGGCTGACACGCGCAAACAGCTTGAGAAACTGTTCGCCTCGCTGGAATCGATCGATAACATGTACGCGGCCGGATTGGCTGGCGATCTGGCCGAAGTGTGCCTGTACCAAGGTCCGGCACTCTTGACACAGGTAAATGTCGGGCTGGCCGGCAGCTGGAATGATAGCTACTTTCCACGCGCCCGCTACCTGGATGAAAATCACGCCGGACGCTGGGAGATGACGGACAGCGAGATCCTGTCCGGGATCGATGGATTTTATCTAGCCCAACAGACGCCACAATTGGTGAAGCGTTTGCGTCGCTTGCGGCTATCGCAGGTACTGGATATGTTCTACAGCGAACGGGGTATTCCGGTGGCGtcaattgaaaatgtttctcacCGGCGTCGGCTGGGCGGTGGCCATGGTACGATACCATCGAAAGGTGGTTGGCCAGCTGCGCAAAACGCACTTCGGGCGGAGCTGGACGATGAACGTGAACACGCCGGGAAGACACAGTTCAGTGCGAAGGCGGCAGGGAACAGCAGGTTCCGCCACGTGTTCGATGACGAAGGTGAAAGTACGCTGGAACAAGGACAAAGGCAGACGATTGACGTGACTCGGGCGTGCCAACGGAAGGACATCGTGCGGTCGATAGAGCGGGATAAATTGAAGCAGGAAACATACAAGCTTGTGGAAGTCCTCCAGTACGCCACGGGCAGTGTGGTCGTCGAAGAAACGCTAATGAGACGGATCTGCGATGCTACCGTTGATAGATTCTTCGAGCGGACCAGTCAACTGCTAAACACCATTTCCAGTTGTCCGGTTGGCGTCGATCCCACCAAATCCACCATCAAACCTAACGTTGATCTAACGGTCGTTTTGGATGGTTCACGAGACGAATATCGTAGCTTACAGCTTATTTC GTTTCTAGTCGAGCTGATCGAAGTTTCCCACTACGGTTCATCGATTTCCATCATAAACGGAGCCACAGGTGAATACATGGTCAACAAAACGAACAGCATGTCGGAGGTGTTTGAGCGACTTCAAACTTCCCTTGGATCCT TTCCGCCGCAGCTTTCACTTTCCAGAAGCTTTGCTTCCATCGTTACAACGCTCTCACGACAAATGGATGCGGAAAGATCGTTGTTCCTGGTGGGATCGAACACTCCCGTCGTTCTGGTCTTCTCACAGTCCCACCGTATAGCTCAGGCCGATTTCGAGAGCGCACGCCGAATGCTGCGTGGATCGTTTCAACAGTTTCCTGACCTATACTTTGCGTTCGTTACAAACGATGCTGCTTCGATCCGTCAGTTGGTTGACTTT AGTGATACTATTCACAGTCGAACCGCGGAAGAACACTATCACATCATCGATTCATCGCAAACGGCTATCGAAAGCTTTGCAAAAGATCTTGGAACGCTCGTGCAGGGTGTTCCCCAGCGTTTGATGGCACCGCACTGTCATACGGCCAGCAATCGCGATACATGGCGCAGCGATCTTATACGCGAGGAGTACGAACAGTATCTTTCGCCCGGTGTGGAGCTGCGGTACCGACTGGGACAGCTCTTCCTGCGCAACAGCCAGGACGTTCGGATGCAGTTCATGAACACGGACTATGGAGAGTTCACCGTGTGCGAAGGACGCGACCATCGGAGCACCCCAACGAACTGCCAGACAACGGGGCCGGATCAGCAAAGCCTCTGGTTCAACAACAGCCATCCGTGCAATGGTGTGGACGATCATGCCTGCCGCTCGCTCTACTATTCCGTCCGCATGGAAAGCTCGAATATGATGTGCAACGAAAACGATTGCCGATACCCGGACCAGGTACGCTTCGTCATCCGCCATGAGGGTCTTCGATGTCTGAATGATGGTAGTGGGGCAACCAGGTCCCTTCCAGTACGATTTGCTTGGCTTGTACTGGtgatgtgtattttatttcgtatAATTGTTAACAATTGA